A section of the Felis catus isolate Fca126 chromosome B2, F.catus_Fca126_mat1.0, whole genome shotgun sequence genome encodes:
- the KCNK17 gene encoding potassium channel subfamily K member 17, with translation MAPGPGLPASLALCRPRAPAAPDDRARHCAVPGTVLLLLAYLAYLALGTGVFWVLESPAARDSSARFQREKWALLQNFTCLDGPALDSLIRGIVQAYQSGDIVLGNTTSMGRWELVGSFFFSVSTVTTIGYGNLSPHTMAARLFCIFFALVGIPLNLVVLNRLGHLMQQGVHHCARSLGGAWQDPAKARWLAGSGALLSGLLLFLLLPPLLFCHMEGWSYVESFYFAFITLSTVGFGDYVIGMDPSRRYPLWYKNTVSLWILFGMAWLALIIKLILSLLETPGRSYSCYHHSSKENFKPQSWRQSPDGEAEPRLPQSGCCPEGPVRIMQHPEPSTQVSCCGKGN, from the exons ATGGCTCCAggccctggcctccctgcctctctggctctgtgcagacccCGAGCCCCGGCGGCGCCCGACGACAGGGCTCGACACTGCGCCGTGCCGGGCACCGTGCTCCTGCTGCTCGCCTACCTGGCTTACCTGGCGCTGGGCACCGGCGTGTTCTGGGTGCTGGAGAGCCCTGCGGCGCGTGACTCCAGCGCGAGGTTCCAGCGCGAGAAATGGGCGCTGCTGCAGAACTTCACGTGTCTGGATGGCCCGGCGCTGGACTCGTTGATCCGG GGCATCGTCCAAGCGTACCAAAGTGGGGACATCGTCCTTGGCAACACCACCAGCATGGGGCGCTGGGAGCTCGTGGgctccttcttcttttctgtgtCCACGGTCACCACGATTG GCTACGGCAACCTGAGCCCCCATACGATGGCCGCCCGCCTCTTCTGCATCTTCTTTGCTCTTGTGGGGATCCCGCTCAACCTCgtggtgctcaaccgactggggcATCTCATGCAGCAGGGAGTGCATCACTGTGCCCGCAGCCTGGGGGGCGCCTGGCAG GACCCTGCCAAGGCTCGGTGGCTGGCAGGCTCCGGTGCCCTCCTCTCGGGCCTCCTGCTCTTCCTGCTGCTGCCCCCACTGCTCTTCTGCCACATGGAGGGCTGGAGCTATGTAGAGAGCTTCTACTTCGCCTTCATCACCCTCAGCACCGTGGGCTTCGGCGACTACGTGATCG GGATGGACCCCTCCCGGAGGTACCCGCTGTGGTACAAGAATACAGTGTCCCTATGGATCCTCTTTGGGATGGCGTGGCTGGCCTTGATCATCAAACTCATCCTCTCCCTGCTGGAGACCCCGGGGAGATCATATTCCTGCTACCACCACAGCTCCAAAGAGAACTTCAAGCcccaaagctggaggcagagcCCTGATGGGGAGGCAGAACCCCGTTTGCCACAGTCAGGCTGCTGTCCAGAGGGGCCTGTGAGAATCATGCAGCATCCAGAACCCTCTACTCAGGTCTCATGTTGTGGAAAGGGCAACTAG
- the KCNK16 gene encoding potassium channel subfamily K member 16 isoform X1, whose product MPQARLCSCWGGRVLPLLLAYICYLLLGATVFQLLEKQAEAQSRDQFQFEKLRFLENYTCLDQRALEQFVQVIMEAWVKGVNPKGNSTNPSNWDFGSSFFFAGTVVTTIGYGNLAPSTEAGQVFCVFYALVGIPLNVVFLNHLGAGLHAHLAALERWEEQPRRSQLLQILGLALFLTLGTLVILIFPPMVFSHVEGWSFGEGFYFAFITLSTIGFGDYVVDSGLRQGCEAEKAPDGTHREGSTASRDPGYTQDFLIWRRGLGN is encoded by the exons ATGCCCCAAGCCAGGCTCTGCAGCTGTTGGGGTGGCCGGGTGCTGCCCCTGCTGCTTGCCTATATCTGCTACCTGCTGCTCGGTGCCACTGTCTTCCAGCTGCTGGAGAAGCAGGCGGAGGCTCAGTCCAGGGACCAGTTCCAGTTTGAGAAGCTGCGCTTCCTGGAGAACTACACGTGCCTGGACCAGCGGGCCCTGGAGCAGTTTGTGCAG GTGATCATGGAAGCCTGGGTGAAGGGTGTGAACCCCAAAGGCAACTCCACCAACCCCAGCAACTGGGACTTCGGCAGCAGTTTCTTCTTTGCGGGCACGGTTGTCACCACCATAG gaTATGGCAACCTGGCGCCCAGCACGGAGGCAGGCCAGGTCTTCTGTGTCTTCTATGCCCTGGTGGGCATCCCGCTCAACGTGGTCTTCCTCAACCACCTGGGTGCAGGCCTGCACGCCCACCTGGCCGCCCTCGAGAGGTGGGAGGAGCAGCCCAGGCGCTCCCAG CTGCTGCAGATCCTGGGCCTGGCTCTGTTCCTGACCCTGGGGACGCTGGTCATTCTCATCTTCCCACCAATGGTCTTCAGCCACGTGGAGGGCTGGAGCTTCGGTGAAGGCTTCTACTTTGCCTTCATCACTCTCAGCACCATTGGCTTCGGGGACTATGTTGTCG ACTCCGGACTGAGGCAAGGCTGTGAAGCAGAGAAGGCTCCAGATGGGACACATAGGGAAGGATCTACAGCATCGAGAGACCCAGGTTACACCCAAGACTTCCTCATATGGAGAAGAGGTCTGGGAAACTGA
- the KCNK16 gene encoding potassium channel subfamily K member 16 isoform X2, translating to MPQARLCSCWGGRVLPLLLAYICYLLLGATVFQLLEKQAEAQSRDQFQFEKLRFLENYTCLDQRALEQFVQVIMEAWVKGVNPKGNSTNPSNWDFGSSFFFAGTVVTTIGYGNLAPSTEAGQVFCVFYALVGIPLNVVFLNHLGAGLHAHLAALERWEEQPRRSQLLQILGLALFLTLGTLVILIFPPMVFSHVEGWSFGEGFYFAFITLSTIGFGDYVVGTDPSKHYISVYRSLAAIWILLGLAWLALVLPLGPLLLHRCSQLWLLSRGLGLKEGGAPEMEGVPRPQKTPISA from the exons ATGCCCCAAGCCAGGCTCTGCAGCTGTTGGGGTGGCCGGGTGCTGCCCCTGCTGCTTGCCTATATCTGCTACCTGCTGCTCGGTGCCACTGTCTTCCAGCTGCTGGAGAAGCAGGCGGAGGCTCAGTCCAGGGACCAGTTCCAGTTTGAGAAGCTGCGCTTCCTGGAGAACTACACGTGCCTGGACCAGCGGGCCCTGGAGCAGTTTGTGCAG GTGATCATGGAAGCCTGGGTGAAGGGTGTGAACCCCAAAGGCAACTCCACCAACCCCAGCAACTGGGACTTCGGCAGCAGTTTCTTCTTTGCGGGCACGGTTGTCACCACCATAG gaTATGGCAACCTGGCGCCCAGCACGGAGGCAGGCCAGGTCTTCTGTGTCTTCTATGCCCTGGTGGGCATCCCGCTCAACGTGGTCTTCCTCAACCACCTGGGTGCAGGCCTGCACGCCCACCTGGCCGCCCTCGAGAGGTGGGAGGAGCAGCCCAGGCGCTCCCAG CTGCTGCAGATCCTGGGCCTGGCTCTGTTCCTGACCCTGGGGACGCTGGTCATTCTCATCTTCCCACCAATGGTCTTCAGCCACGTGGAGGGCTGGAGCTTCGGTGAAGGCTTCTACTTTGCCTTCATCACTCTCAGCACCATTGGCTTCGGGGACTATGTTGTCG GTACAGACCCCAGCAAGCATTACATCTCAGTGTACCGGAGCCTGGCAGCCATCTGGATCCTCCTAGGCCTGGCCTGGCTGGCTCTGGTCCTCCCACTGGGTCCTCTGCTTCTGCACAGGTGCTCCCAGCTCTGGCTGCTCAGCAGGGGACTTGGCCTCAAGGAAGGGGGAGCCCCCGAGATGGAAGGGGTCCCCAGACCTCAGAAGACCCCCATCTCTGCATGA